GTTATAATTCCTTTAAATATGAGAGATGGAATTATAATAGGAGTAGGGAAAGGAAATCCAGAATGGAACTATTCGGCTCCACATGGTGCTGGAAGGATTCTTAGCAGAAAAAAGGCTAAAGAAAATCTATCTTTAGTTGAGTTTAAAGAAACTATGGAAGGAATATTTACTACTTGTGTATCGAATAGTACTTTAGATGAATCTCCTATGGCATACAAACCTATGGAAGAGATTTTAGAGGTTATTGGAGATACTATTGAAATAGAAGAGATAGTAAAACCAATTTATAATTTTAAAGCTAATTAATATAATTCAAGGAGGGATACTTATGTCAATAGTAACTAAAGAATGGGCTAAAAAATTTGCAGAAGCAGAATATCTTGATGAAATAATAGAAGGATTAGAGGAATTACAAAAAGAAAATAACTATACTGATGAAGAGATGGAGAATGATTTAGATGTAGCTCTCTGGAGAGCTTATGTGTATAATAATATGGATTCTTATGAATATTATGAGCTATCAGAAAAAACTCTTGCTAAAGTAAAGGACGAGGGAGTGAAGAGTGGAGTTTGGTGTTATAGATACTCTTGTGCCTTAGTTTACCTTAGAAGATTTGAAGAAGCATTGGAGTATAGTAGATTGGGAACAAAAGTTGAACCAGATTATCCTTGGGGGTGGTTACAACTAGGTAGACTTTGCTACAAATTTAACTTATTAGATGAAGCTTTTAATGCTATAGATAAAGGACTAGAACTTGTACCTAATGACTATGAATTTTTAACATTGAAAGATGACATAGAAAATGACAGAGGATATGCCTATGCTAACTCTCATTATATAAATGAGGAGTATGATAAAAGTTCAGAGAAAAGACTTATAGATATTGATGATGATAAATTATATAATGAGTTTTTAAATAAGAGTGATTTAGAGAAAAAATTAGACATTTTACATAAAGAAAATAAAAACCAAGAGATTATAGATATAATCAATTCTCTGCCTAAAGAGGAATTAACTTATAATATACTTGGAAAACTTGCAAGAGCGTATAATAATAATGACCAATGTGAAAAAGGAATGGAGATTTTACTTTCTATAAAAGATGAGGGAGAGAATGATTCTCTATGGAATTTCCGTATTGGATACTCTTGTTATTATTCTGGAAGATTAGAGGAAGCTCAAAAATATTTTGAAAGATCTCTTGAGTTAAATCCAGAGGAGCCAGATGCAGATGTACTTTTAAGATATACTTACTCAGATTTAGGAAATAAAAAAATAGATGAAGGAAAACCAGATGAAGCTTTAGAATATTATAAAAAATCGAGAGAATTAGCTAATGATGAAGATGGAATTATTTTTTCAGAATCAGATTTAGCTTGGGTATATGACCATACAGGAGAATACGAAAAGGCTTATGAATATTTAAAGAATGTAATCTCATTAGGAAGAGATGATATTTGGGTACATTCTGAAATGGGATTCTGTTTAGGTGGACTTGGAAAATATGAAGAAGCAGTAGAAGAATTTAAAAAAGCTATTGAAATGGGAAGAAATGATTCTTGGATTTTTGCTAGACTTGGGCAAGCATGTAGAGAGTTAGAAAAATATGATGAGGCTTTAGAAACATATTTTAAAGGATTAGAAATAGATGAAAATGATATTTGGTTAAATTCAGAAGTAGCTTGGATTTATGATACAATAAAAAATGATTGTAAAACAGGATTGGAATACTTAGAAAAAGTAAAAAAATTAGGAAGAGATGATGTTTGGCTAAATTCAGAATTTGGTTGGGTATACAATCACCTAAGTAGACATACAGAAGCGTTACCATATTTAGAGAAAGCAAAAGATTTAGGAAGAGATGACGAGTGGATAAATTTTGAAATAGGTTATGCTCTTGTTAGATTAAATAGAATAGAAGAGGGATTAGAACATTATTATAAAACTAAAGAAATGGGAAGAGATGATATTGGTGTAAATGGAGAGATTGGTTATTGGCTAGATGGATTAGGAAAGTATGAAGAAGC
The genomic region above belongs to uncultured Fusobacterium sp. and contains:
- a CDS encoding tetratricopeptide repeat protein — protein: MEILLSIKDEGENDSLWNFRIGYSCYYSGRLEEAQKYFERSLELNPEEPDADVLLRYTYSDLGNKKIDEGKPDEALEYYKKSRELANDEDGIIFSESDLAWVYDHTGEYEKAYEYLKNVISLGRDDIWVHSEMGFCLGGLGKYEEAVEEFKKAIEMGRNDSWIFARLGQACRELEKYDEALETYFKGLEIDENDIWLNSEVAWIYDTIKNDCKTGLEYLEKVKKLGRDDVWLNSEFGWVYNHLSRHTEALPYLEKAKDLGRDDEWINFEIGYALVRLNRIEEGLEHYYKTKEMGRDDIGVNGEIGYWLDGLGKYEEALPYLERTRDLGRDDAWLNSEIGFCLNRLERFEDGLLFLQKAMEQGENNTWLNSEIGYCLKRLNRYEEALNYYLKAEELGRNDEWINVEISECLGEVGKVEEAIDRLQKVLTLEDSDKVLINSQIGYLFGRLNNSKEALKYLYEAEKEGRNDIWLYSEIGWNLADDPTQYEKALEYFNKAVDLGRDDIWINGQLGFVLSKIGRVKEAIQYLEKARFANADDNWIAYQLGVAYRKDGDIQKAIEILESSLEKTQFRGWVELELAVCYALIEEREKAQNYLNEAETYIGGEKENYPDVKKDFEMVNQLLKSTNYLS